The DNA segment GCAAGTCGTACGCGAAAGCATTGACAGCACCAATTTGAGTTGCCACAAATACGGCAGTTGCTGCTACTGGCATATCAAAAGAAACTGATGTGACAATGACAAGATCTATTTCTGCTGGATCGAGATTGCTTTTTTCAATTAGATCTTTGGCAGCCATAATAGCTAGGTAAGAAGTACCCTTTGTCTTGTCTTTTAAAACACGTCTTTCTTTTATTCCAGTTCGGCTAGTAATCCACTCGTCATTGGTATCAACCATTGTTTCGAGGATTTTATTTGTAAGTACAAATTCTGGAACATAACCGCCAACAGCGGTAATTGCAGCTGTAATTCTATTCATAAAAATTCAATTATTTTCTTATAAACACACAGGTATCCATAAGGACGTGGAATTTACAAAAAAAAATCCGAACCTAGGTTTTTTTTGCATATTCTTAAATATATAGCGCCTGAAAGTTTTAAATAATAAAAAAAAACTCCCACAACGTAGGAGTTTAAGTTTTTATGCTATAAGTAATTATATAGCAGCAACAGATTTATCAATAACTACTTGACCTCTGTAGTACATTTTTCCTTCATGCCAGTAAGCTCTATGGTACAAATGTGCCTCTCCAGTGATAGGACAAGTTGCAATTTGTGCAGGAGTTGCTTTGTAATGTGTTCTTCTCTTATCTCTTCTAGTTTTGGAGATTTTTCTCTTTGGATGTGCCATTTTACTGTATTATTTAATCTTTTAATAATTGTTTTAACTTGTCCCAGCGGGGATCTATTTCTTGTGCCTCTGGTTCAGAATCTGTATTGATTTCTGTAACCGAAATTTCATTCAACTTATCGAGCGCAGCGCTTTTCAAACTACCATCTAACACTCCTCTATGCACGCGTCTTAGCGGAACAGAGAGTACAATCATCTCGTAGATATACTGTGACACATCAATCTGATGTTCTCCGTGAGGCAAAATTAACATTTCTTCATTGTCATTGTTAAATTCGTCTCCAAAATTAACAACAAGCTTTAGATTGCCATCTACCGGCATGTCAAAATCTTCTCCGGTAACATCGCAAGCGACATTAACAGTACCACTATGCTTAAACAAAAGCTCTAGCATAGTAGATTTTTTTTCAAAACTTACTTCTACATTAATATCAGAACTATTAAAGTCCTCATATTCAAAAGTATTAAAGAACGTATTACCTACTTGGTATTCAAACTGGTGCTTACCTAATTTCAATCCGATAAAGGGAATCAAAAAATCATTCATCTTTTTCATTTCACCATCAATTTGAGCGTGCAAAGATATAAAATAATTAGAATTTCAAACGAAAATCTAGGAATTTTTTATTAATGTCTATCTTTAACCTTTAAAGGTCTTTGACTAATCTCTGCATAATTATTTCTAGCCTCATAAATATCCAACGCTAAATAGACTGCTTCTTTAAAAGAATTGGCATCAGCCAAGCCTTTTCCTGCAACATCAAAGGCGGTACCGTGATCTGGTGAAGTTCGAATTTTAGCCAAACCAGCAGTGTAATTAACTCCTTGTCCAAAAGATAAAGTTTTGAAAGGAATAAGTCCTTGGTCGTGATAGGTCGCTATAACAGCATCAAATTTTTCATATTGATTGCTGCCAAAAAATCCATCGGCAGGATAAGGTCCAAAAACCAAAGTACCTTTTTCGAACATCTTAGCAATTACCGGCCTTAAAACTTCCTCGTCTTCATGACCGATTACACCACCATCTCCAGCATGCGGATTTAATCCCAAAACTGCAATCCGAGGTCTATTGATATTAAAATCTTGAATTAAGGTTTGCTTAATTGTTTCGATTTTTCTTTTAATTAATTCGGGGGTTAAATGAGCAGCAACTTCACTCACCGGTATATGATCGGTAAGTAGACCTACGCGAAGATTCCCGTTTACCATTAGCATCAGCGCATTTCCATCAAATTGCTGATCGAGATAATCTGTATGACCAGGAAATTTAAACGCTTCAGATTGAATATTATATTTATTAATAGGCGCGGTTACTAGTACATCAATACTTCCCGCTTTTAGAGCTTCGGTTGCTGCAACGAATGACTGAATAGCATATTTTCCTGCTTCCTGATCATTCTGACCAAGCTTCACGTCAAAAACATCTTTCCATACATTCAGCACATTAATCTTCGAAGTTAGCACTTGATCCAGCGAATCAATGCCATGAAAAGCGATGTTCGAATTTAGATTTCGCTTTACAAACGACATCAACTTGACATTTGCAAAAATAACAGGCGTGCAAAATTCTAGCATTCTAAGATCTTCAAATGTCTTTAGAATAACTTCGCTGCCAATTCCGTTTAAATCTCCAACTGAAATCCCTACGATGATGTTTTCTGCTTTTTTAGTCATGGACACAAGATTTTATTGCTAATTTTGAAGTGCGAATTTACAAAAATAAAATCATGTTTACCGGAATTATCGAAACCCTTGGCAGCGTTGCTTCAATTGAAAAAGAAAGCAACAATCTAAATATCACAATCGAGAGCACTTTTACAAATGAATTAAAGATTGATCAGAGCGTTGCCCATAACGGAATCTGCCTGACTGTTGTAGGAATTTTCGACTCACAATATTTAGTAACAGCGGTGCAAGAAACTGCAGATAAAACCACAATAAGTGATTGGAAAGTAGGTGATATCGTAAATTTGGAACGCGGAATGAAACTTGGCGATAGACTTGACGGTCATATTGTGCAAGGTCACGTAGACCAAACCGCCATTTGCAGCAAGATTGAAGATGCTGGTGGAAGCACATATTTTACTTTTAGCTATGACAGCAGCATTGGTAACCTTACTATCGAAAAAGGGTCGATAACAGTCAATGGCGTCAGTTTGACCGTAGTAAATTCTAAAAAGGATGAATTTAGCGTTGCAATTATACCTTATACAATTGAGCACACTAATTTCAAAAAAATAGAAATTGGAACTAAAGTGAATTTAGAATTTGATGTTATTGGAAAATATGTATCGAGGTTGCAGGAGTATAGGAAGTAATTAGACAGGCGACTGCCTTGTTCTACAGTAGATCATATATAGGCCGAAAATAGCCGCCACAAGCAAAAGAAAATCTATATTAGCATCAATAGGTACAATTGGCGGACCTGGAGGTCCTGGCGCAGCAGGCGCAGGCGGATTTGGTATCGCGAAGACATTAGTTATAAATAATAGAAGTAGGATTAAAATCTTCATGAAAAGTCTATTTCAAATGTAAATGTAAATAAAATTCAAATAGTTCAGCATACTTTACATTTTTTTATCAATTATTCCGCAAATAAACGGCAATATGTGCTGAAAAGCAGACCAAAAGCACAACTCTATAAGAAATTTCCCCAATGCTACTATCTGCTGTTATTTGTAAATTAAAATAAAGTATTGATAACTAACATGCCAACTATCAATAGCGAAACCTATAGACTTAATAAATTTCTCCAGGATTGAAAATGCATAAATAACAATATTCAAATTTGATACTTACTCGGCAGACTCTTAATTTCTAAAATTAAAAATCACTCAAAAGTCCCCACAAAAAAAGCCTTCCATTTCTGAAAGGCTAGTGTTTACTAGTGGTCCCACCTGGGCTCGAACCAGGGACCACCTGATTATGAGTCAGGTGCTCTAACCAGCTGAGCTATAGGACCGGTTATTTTGAGGTTGCAATATTATGACTTTTTTTGATTGCCACAAAGCTTTTGCAACGATATTTTTGAGCGGAATGCTATTTTATTTCTTGACATAATTCAATCAAAACCCCATTTGTAGATTTTGGATGTAGGAAAGCCACAAGTTTATTATCCGCTCCCTTTTTTGGAACTTCGTTCAGCACAATAAAACCTTCGCCTTTAAGTCGCTCAATTTCAGAAACTATATCTTCTACATCAAAGGCAATATGGTGAATTCCCTCACCTTTATTGGCGATAAATTTTGCAATCGGACTGTCTTCGTTGGTGGCTTCTAGAAGTTCAATCTTGTTTGGACCATTCATAAAGAAAGAAGTATTTACACCTTCACTCGCAACTTTTTCCATTTTATAAGGCGCTGCACCAAATAGTTTAGTGAATAAATCATTTGATTCTTCGAGGTTTTTCACCGCAATTCCTATATGTTCAATTTTTCTCATAGTTCAATATATAAAGAACAAATATACAAATTGACTTTATGAACGACTCTAACTTCTTAGGTGTTTAGTTTAAATAATTCTATAGTGTAATTAAGATTCTAACAGACTATCTACAAAAAGTCGTATTTTTGCGCTATGGAAACGAATAGACAGAAAAAAATTGCCGGAGTAATCCAAAAGGATCTTGTTGATATTTTGCAAGGAGAAGTGCGCAAAAACGGCGTATCAAATCTTGTAATCTCAGTATCAAAAGTATATGTGACGAGCGATCTTGCTTTTGCTACTGTACACTTAAGCATTTTTCCTCCAGAGAAATCAGCAGAAACGTTGGCGGCAATAAAAACAAATACTCCACTTATCAAACACGATTTATCGCAACGTGTAAAATTGCAGTTGAGACGTGTGCCAAACCTAACTTTCAAGATTGACGATTCACTAGATTATATCGAGAAGATTGACAATGCCCTAAACAGCAGAGAAAATCCTATCGATAACCGTGATCTTTTGGAAAAACGCAAAAAATCATAAATTGAATTTTCCGTTCTACATAGCACGTCGGTATTTATTGAGCAGCAGTAAAAATAATGCGATCAATATTATTACAGGCATCGCTTCTGTGGGAATTATCGTAGGAACACTCTCTCTTTTTGTAGTTCTTTCGGTTTTTAGCGGACTTAAAGACTTCAGTCTTTCTTTTAGTAATGATTTCGATCCAGATCTAAAAGTCAGCACTTCAGTTGGGAAGTCTTTCAAAATTGATGCTTCTCAAACAGAAAAAATCAAGAAAATTACGGGTATTGCTGCGACTTCTCAGGTTGTAGAAGAGCGCGTTCTTTTTATGTATGACAATAAGGAGCACGTCGCGTATCTCAAAGGTATCGATTCCACTTTCCAAAATGTTAACGACGTCAATAAGTCACTTTTTACTGGACAATGGCTTGAACCTGATACTTATCAGGCGGTTATTGGCTACACTATTTCGCAAAAATTATCTCTAGGAATCTTTGATAATTACAATCCGCTAGAAGTTTTTGTGCCAAAGGCTGGAAAGGGAACTATCGAAAATCCTGACGATGCGTTTGTCAAAGAAAACCTTTTGCCTGCTGGTATTTACGATATTAATGATGATATAAATGGCAAATATGTTTTTGCAGATTTAGGTCTCGTTCAGGAATTATTGCAGTACAAAAAGAATGAATTTACAGGGCTTGAAGTCAAATTAAAATCGGCAAAAGACGAAGAAATTGTCACTTCTCAACTATCAGAAATTCTAGGATCGGGAATAATTATCAAGAATAGAGCGGCTCAAAATGATGCGTTGTACAAAATGCTGAATACTGAAAATCTTGCCGTTTACCTCATCTTTACGCTCGTCTTAATCGTCGCACTTTTCAACCTAATTGGCGCTTTGATTATGATGATTTTGGATAAAAAGCAAAATCTCCATACACTATTAAATCTAGGTGCCGAAATAAAAAATCTCCGAATGATTTTCTTATTTCAAGGCTCGCTTTTGTGCGTTGCAGGCGGATTAATCGGACTTGCTTTGGGTGCAATAATTGTGCTTTTACAGCAAAAATTCGAATTAATTATGATCACTTCCACCCTCGCCTATCCCGTAGTTTTTTCGCTGGAAAATATGCTAATAGTTTTCGCAACCATCATAGTTCTGGGGTTTGTGGCGTCACTTATCGCTTCTTCGAGAGTTAGCAAACGTCTGTTGGAGCAGTAAAATAAGGATTTTTTGGCTTACGCCGAAAGAAGAAAGGTCGACATCTTTCATGAACAATTCCTGAAAAATTTCGTCTCTTCCACTTCTGAAATTTTGAAGAATACTACGATTTGGATTCTTCCGAAGTTATCATTTTTAAGTCGCTTCCAAAACAAATTATCTAATTGATCGCTATGTACTTCTCGGAAATTTTTTGGCTTTCGCCGAAAGAAAAAAAATCGACATCTTTCAAGAACAATTCCTCAAAAAAATTCGCCTCAGCCAGTTCTGAAATTTTATAGAATACTACGATTTGGACTCTTCCGAAGTTATCATTTAAGTCGATTCCAAAACTAAATATACTAGATCAAAAAAGTTTTATTTCTAGAAAAAAAAATTACCCTTCCTCAAAACTAAGAAAATTGAAATTCTTCGTAAACCTCAGTAATCACATTAAATGTTTCGTATAATTCGTCGGCACTATCGCTAGTCACCAAAACTTGTCTATATGGTTTGAAACCTGGAATTCCTTTGAAGTAATTGGTATAATGACGGCGCATCTCGACAATTCCCACGTGAAGTCCTTTCCATTCTATTGCCCATTCTAAATGAGATTTAGCGGCAAGCACACGATCGGCAATTGTAGGCTGAGGAAGATTTTCGCCAGTTTTGAAATAGTGTTTAATTTCATTAAAAATCCAAGGATATCCAATGGCGGCGCGACCAACCATAATTCCGTCAATGCCATAGCGATTTTTGTATTCTAAAGCTTTTTCGGGTGAATTGATATCGCCATTTCCGAAGATTGGCATTGTAATTCTAGGATTGTTTTTTACTTCGGCAATAGGTCCCCAATTTGCTTCTCCTTTATAAAGTTGCGCGCGAGTTCGTCCGTGAATGGACAATGCTTGAACACCGATATCCTGCAATCTTTCGGCAACTTCGTGAATATTAATTGAGTTATCATCCCAACCAAGACGCGTCTTTACAGTAACTGGCAACTTTGTACTTTTGATCACCGCTTTTGTAAGTCGCACCATCAGATCTACGTCTTTCAAAACAGCCGCACCTGCACCTTTGCACACAACTTTCTTTACAGGACAACCAAAGTTGATGTCGATTAAATCTGGATTTACCGTTTCGACAATTCGCGCGGACATTGCCATTGCTTCCTCATCTCCACCAAAAATCTGAATTCCCACAGGTCGCTCGTAATCAAAAATATCCAGCTTCTGTCTGCTTTTGATTGCATCACGAATTAGTCCTTCTGAAGATATAAATTCACTATACATCAAATCTGCACCGTGCTGTTTGCAAAGTCTTCTGAAAGGTGGGTCACTTACATCCTCCATTGGAGCAAGTAATAATGGAAATTCGGGTAATTGTATGTTGCCAATTTTAATCATTTGGCAAAATTACGATATTAAATTTTCTTTCTAAAGTATTTTCTTCTCAGTCAGGTATTTCCAATAGCGCTTGGGAACGTGTTGCACGTGAAGTTTGGTGTTTTTTCGCTCCTTAATATTGGTATGATCAAAATATTCAATCCAAAGTTTTTGATATTCTATTTCTTTGGCATCAAATAGATTGTCTTTGTTTTTTAAATTATTTTGCGCTTCTTGATCAAAAGAAATGATTTCAACATTTTCGAGATCGTAATAAACTCCGTAACCTCTCTTACCATCATAGATTAACCATTTCTGATCTTGATAGCGATTTTTAAAGTGAGTAATTATCAAAGTCAAAACATCAAAATCTGGGAAAATTTCGGCGAAGTAAATTCCGTCTTTGAGAAGTTCGAAACGGATAAAGGCCTTCATTCGGTGGCGTTCGCGATTTACAGATTTTACAAATTTTGAAATTTGCAGCACTGCAGGATTTGAATAATCTTTTAAAACATTTTTTCCAGGATTTTCGATTGCGTAGGAAATTGCTTGTAATAAAATGCTTTCGCGAGTTGAGTCTTCGGAAAGAAACGCATATAGAATATCCTGAACGCCGCTTTTTTCTAGTTGCTTTTCCAGGCGCTTTAAAACTCTTTCGGCTTTTTCCTGATTAGTGATAATCTGAATTGGTTCAGTAAAAAAAGAATTCTGAAAAGTGTCTGCGTGCACGATTTGAACGTCTTGATATTTGAATTCGAAAACTTCAAAAACAGCAGTCAGAAAGCCATCAAAAGTACTATCGTAAAAAAGTATCGTCATTTAACAGAGAAGTTTGATTGCTAAAAGGATTTTCGAATTTGCTTTTGGTATCTCCAACAATTAGCGTTTTAAGATGAGCTGATTCAAGGTGAATCAAATCCTTATTGAAGTTGGCAACAGACACAAAATACTTTGCGCGGTTGGTCGCAACGCCCATTTTCTTAAGATGTTCGAGTGTAAGATTTTGAAATTTACGCGCATTCACAATTTTATAAGCTGATTTTACACCGATTCCAGGTACGCGCAAAATTGTTTCCAAAGCAGCAGTCTGAATATTAACTGGGAAGTCATCGATGTTTCGCAAAGCCCAACCTAATTTTGGATCTACTTCCAAATCTAAAAATGGATTGTTTTTAGCCAAAATTTCATCAGCTTTAAATCCGTAAAATCGCATCAGCCAATCTGCCTGGTATAATCTGTTTTCTCGCACAAGCGGCACTTGACTTCCTAAACCTGGCAATCGCGCATCATTGGAAACTGGAACATATCCCGAGTAATAAACGCGTTTCATACTAAAGTTTTTGTAGAAATGATCTGCCACTTTTATAATTTGGAAATCAGTTTCTGGACTTGCACCCACAATCATCTGAGTGCTTTGCCCTGCTGGAGCAAATTTGGGAGTAGATTTGAATTTCTTGCGCTCGTCTTTATATAAACTGATTTCGTTTTTGACAAATCCCATCGGTTTAATCATCTGCTGATGATCTTTGTCGGGAGCCAATAACTTCAAACCAGATTGAGTTGGAATTTCGAGATTCATACTCAATCTATCCGCATAAAGGCCTGCTTCCCGCATTAGTTCATCACTTGCGCCGGGAATACTTTTTAAGTGAATATAACCATTGAATTTGTGCTCAAGACGTAATTTTTTGGCCACTCGAACTAAGCGCTCCATCGTATAATCGGCATTTTTGAAGATTCCCGAACTTAAGAAAAGTCCTTCGATAAAGTTACGGCGGTAAAAATTCATTGTCAAATCTACAACCTCATCAACCGTAAAAGCGGCTCTCTGAATATCGTTGCTTTTGCGGGTTACGCAATACGCACAATCGTAAATACAGAAATTAGTCAAAAGAATTTTGAGTAGAGAAACACAACGTCCGTCTTCGGTATAAGTATGGCAAATACCAGATGAGGACGAATCGCCCAAACCTTTGTTTGTATTCTTGCGATTTCCACCGCTAGAAGAACAAGACACATCGTACTTTGCCGCATCGGCAAGGATTTCTAATTTCTCTTTAACTCTTTCGTAGTCCACGTATTAAAATAATTTTAGGAGTGTAAAAATACGAGAAATGATTGGTAAACTATTTCCAACTTTGCGAAATTAGGAGCAGTTTAATACAGCACGAAGAATAATATTACAAGAATTGAAAATGATATTTAGTTCAAGTTCTACTTTGATATATTTATTTAGGAATCTAGAAAACTGTGTGGACGGAAAATTAATCATAGTTCGTTATTTTTATTAAAACTCACATTAAATAGACGCACTACAATACTATTTAAAAGTATTCTATAATATGTGAATTATACACTTTTGATGCTCATTACGTCTCAGAAATTATGATGAACACTTGATTAATTCCACTTTAAATTAACATTCTCAGCAATCCTTAAACTTTATTTTAACAAGGTCAATTCCAACAAAAAGTTTGAGATTCTTTATATTTACGGTTATGACTGCAAATACAATATCTCTCACCACCCAAGATTTTCAAGATTTTAGACGTATACTACACAAATATCCAGAAGTTTCTGAATTTGAATTCGAAACTAAGAAACGGATTCAAGAATTTATTGCGCCATTAAAACCCGATGTTGCACTTGAGGTGGGGAAAACAGGATTATTATTTGGATTTGGAAATTCGGGCGGAAAATCTATTATGATTCGCGCCGAGCTTGATGCATTGCCAATTCAAGAAATCAATACTTTTGAACATCAGTCAGTTTTTGAAGGCGTGAGTCACAAATGTGGACACGACGGTCATAGCGTGATTTTATGTCGACTTGGCTATAATCTTTCGAAAAACAGACCCAATAATGGAATGGTTTATTTGCTCTTTCAACCTGCGGAAGAAAACGGAATGGGCGCGAAAGAAGTCAGTGCAGATCCTAAATTCAAAAATCTGAAAATTGATGCAGTAGTTTCACTTCACAATACTCCCGGTTTTCCAATGGGTCAAGTAGGAATTAGGAAAGGAGCTTTTACTCCAGCAGTGCGTTCGATGATTGTGAAATTTCACGGAAAAACCTCTCACGCGGCGGAACCTGAAAAGGGAATTAACCCTGCACTTGCGATGGCGGAATTTCTAACAGATGCGCTTGGTATGGCAACAACCAACATCAATGACGATAAATTCTTTCTTGTCACTCCTGTTTATACCACAATGGGTGAGGAATCTTACGGAATCTCGGCTGGATATGGCGAAGTGCATATTACTATCAGGTCTTGGGACAATAAAATATTAGAACAAAAATCTCTTGACCTTGAAAAAGTTGCTTTGGCTTTATGCAAGGCACACGGACTTCGCGCTGAGGTAAGTTGGACTCAAGAATTTCAAGCCAATAATAATGATTCAGAAATGGTGGATTTGATTGAGAAATCGGCTACGGAATTAAATATGGACATCAAATATCTAGCAACGCCGATGAAATGGGGAGAAGATTTTGGTCTTTTTACCGAAAACTTTAAAGGTGCAATGTTTGGACTTGGATCGGGAATTAATCAACCCGCTCTACACAATCCTGATTATGATTTTCCTGATGAACTAATCGTGATTGGAAGCGATATTTTTGAACAGATTTCCAGAAATTTTTTGAATGAGAGATAAGAAGTACACTAGCGAAATAGTAATAAGTCAACAAGCACTACAATTCAATATCGATTTTCTACGCAAGGAAATGGGCAAAGAAGTCCTAATTTCTTCTGTGGTAAAAGGAAATGCTTACGGTCACGGCATCGAAACTTTTGTTCCGATGGCGGAAGATTGCGGCATCAAGCATTTTTCGGTTTTTAGTATTCAGGAGGCGAAGAGAGTAAAAAAGGTTTTGAAATCTGACATTCCGATTATGATTATGGGATATACCAGCGATTCGCAATTGGAATGGGTGATTGAGAATGATATTGAATTCTTTGTTTCGGATATTGAGAAATTGGAAATTGCTATTGAAGTTTCAAAACGATTAGAAAAAAAGGCACTGATTCATATTGAGCTTGAAACTGGAATGAATCGAACTGGAATCTCGGAGCCGACACTTTCGGACTTGGTTTTTCCGATTTTGGAAGCTAATTCAGAACATTATATTTTGAAAGGACTTTGCACCCACTTCGCCGGAGCAGAAAGTATTTCGAATCACATTCGAGTGGATCAACAGAAAAAATTATTTCTGAAATTGAAAACGATGTTTGAACAGAGAGGCTATAACGCCGAATATGTTCACGCATCTTGTAGTGCGGCAGCTTTGCGAATGAAGAAAATGCGTTTTAATATGGTTCGGATTGGGATTCTGCAATTTGGATTCTGGCCAAGTCAGGAAGTTAAAATGGAATATCTGATTCGGAAAAAGCTTGACCATTTTAATTTGAAAAGATTGCTGACTTGGAAAAGTCATATTATGGCAATCAAGAAAGTGAAAATGGGCGATTTTATTGGATATGGGAATGCCTATCAAGCCAGTGAGAACATGACCATTGGAGTTGTTCCGGTTGGATATTCTGATGGTTACAGCCGAATGTTGAGCAATGCTGGAACAGTTTTAATTGGCGGAATCCGCGCGGGGATTCTTGGAAGCATTAATATGAATTCACTAATTATCGATTTGCGGTATGTAGAAAATCCGAATTTGGGAGATACTGTGACATTGATTGGAAGCGACGGCGAAAGTGAAATTTCGGTTGCGTCGTTTAGTGAACTTAGTAATCAGTTGAATTATGAATTATTGGCAAGACTTCCAGTTGATATTGAAAGAATTGCGGCGCAGTAAAAAAATTCCAAGAAAGCATTTAGAATTTCAAAGAATTTTGAACATTCAATTATCTGCCTTATCTTTAAGAAAATGAACATTTTTAAATCTCAGATAATAACTAAAGATCTTGAAATTAGAAGTTATTTGATTATTGCACTACTGCCCTAGCCCCGATTGAAGCGGGCCCGAGCGAAGCGAACTGGCGAAGCAAATCCCTCAGTGGGGATTTGCCTTTTGGCAGCAGCGGCAGGCAATAGCGACCGAAGGAAGATCCTTAAATGCCGACTGATGCGGCAAATGCCGCTAAGGACTGAAGTGAAAAGCGGAACCCGAGCAACGCGAACGGGCGAAGCAAATAGCTCCTTAAAAAAAAGTTATAGGACAATTGTCCGCACAATTTTTCTGTATATTTGAAACCCAATAAACATACTATTATTATGACGATTATTTCAACTAGAATTGCTTTGCCAATTGTTGTTTTAACTACTTTGATGCTACAATCTTGTGGCGAGAAAAAAGCCGAAGTTCCGCAGCAGCACTCGGGAATTATCCTTGCAAATATGGATACTTTGGTAAAGCCAGGTGACGATTTTGCGGCTTACGTAAACGGTGCGTGGGATAAATTAAACGATATTCCGGCGGATAAATCTAGCTACGGAGTTGGGTCAATGCTGAACGACAAGGCTCGCGAGGATGTGAAAGCGATTATTGAAGAAGCGTCTAAAGGTGAATTTGCAGATGGTAGTGCGGAGCAGAAAATAGGTGATTTGTATGGGTCATATCTTGATTTTAATGCGAGAGAAAAGCAGGGAATTAAACCAATTCAAGCTGATTTGGCGAAAATTGATGCATTAAAAAATCAAGCGGATCTTGCAGCATACTTTGGTTATGCGAATAAAAGTGGAATTGATATTCCATTTTCGGTAGGTGTAATTGAGGATTTTAAGGATCCAACGATTTATAAAATTTATAGCTGGCAAAGTGGATTGGGACTTCCTGAGAAGGAATACTATATGCTTACTGACGAGAAATCTAAAACTTTACGTACAAAATACGAGCAGCATATTGCAAAAATGCTCGGACTTGCGGGCATAAAAGATGGCACTAAAAAAGCTGCAGGGATTTTAAAATTAGAAACTGCACTTGCCACTCAGCATATGTCGAAGGAACAAACGCGTGATATGGCGGGTTTGTATAATTTGTATGAAACCACAAAATTAGATTCGATTTTACCGGCATTCGATTGGACCGCATACTTTGAAAATGCTGAAATTCCAGCTCAGAAAGATATCATTGTAACTCAAGTAGATTATCTGAATTCACTTGCGGAAATAATGACTAAAACTTCAATGAATGTTTGGAAAGATTACCTTAAATGGCAATTAATTCATAGCTCTGCCACTGCGCTTACTAAGAAAATGGATAATGAGAATTTTGCGTTTTATGGTAAAACATTGTACGGAAAACCAGAGCAAGAAGCTAATTGGAAACGTGCGGTAGGGGTTGTAAATAATAATCTTGGGGAAATTGTTGGGGAAGTTTATGTAAAAAAACATTTCTCGCCTGAGGCTAAGAAAAGTATGACTGAATTGGTTCAGAATTTATTGAAAGCTTATGAATCAAGCATCAAAAATCTTGATTGGATGTCTCCAGCAACGAAGGATGAGGCTTTGAAAAAGATCAGTAAATTCACGATTAAAATTGGATATCCTGACAAATGGAGAGATTATTCGGCATTGAAAATTGCAAAAGGTGATTTGTATACCAACTTGCAAAACGCTTCGATATTTGAATATAAAAGACAAATAAATAAACTTGGAAAGCCAGTTGATAAGACTGAATGGGGAATGACGCCTCAAACGGTAAACGCTTATTACAATCCGATGGCAAACGAAATTGTG comes from the Flavobacterium ardleyense genome and includes:
- a CDS encoding putative DNA modification/repair radical SAM protein, whose translation is MDYERVKEKLEILADAAKYDVSCSSSGGNRKNTNKGLGDSSSSGICHTYTEDGRCVSLLKILLTNFCIYDCAYCVTRKSNDIQRAAFTVDEVVDLTMNFYRRNFIEGLFLSSGIFKNADYTMERLVRVAKKLRLEHKFNGYIHLKSIPGASDELMREAGLYADRLSMNLEIPTQSGLKLLAPDKDHQQMIKPMGFVKNEISLYKDERKKFKSTPKFAPAGQSTQMIVGASPETDFQIIKVADHFYKNFSMKRVYYSGYVPVSNDARLPGLGSQVPLVRENRLYQADWLMRFYGFKADEILAKNNPFLDLEVDPKLGWALRNIDDFPVNIQTAALETILRVPGIGVKSAYKIVNARKFQNLTLEHLKKMGVATNRAKYFVSVANFNKDLIHLESAHLKTLIVGDTKSKFENPFSNQTSLLNDDTFLR
- a CDS encoding TIGR03915 family putative DNA repair protein — its product is MTILFYDSTFDGFLTAVFEVFEFKYQDVQIVHADTFQNSFFTEPIQIITNQEKAERVLKRLEKQLEKSGVQDILYAFLSEDSTRESILLQAISYAIENPGKNVLKDYSNPAVLQISKFVKSVNRERHRMKAFIRFELLKDGIYFAEIFPDFDVLTLIITHFKNRYQDQKWLIYDGKRGYGVYYDLENVEIISFDQEAQNNLKNKDNLFDAKEIEYQKLWIEYFDHTNIKERKNTKLHVQHVPKRYWKYLTEKKIL
- a CDS encoding amidohydrolase, which translates into the protein MTANTISLTTQDFQDFRRILHKYPEVSEFEFETKKRIQEFIAPLKPDVALEVGKTGLLFGFGNSGGKSIMIRAELDALPIQEINTFEHQSVFEGVSHKCGHDGHSVILCRLGYNLSKNRPNNGMVYLLFQPAEENGMGAKEVSADPKFKNLKIDAVVSLHNTPGFPMGQVGIRKGAFTPAVRSMIVKFHGKTSHAAEPEKGINPALAMAEFLTDALGMATTNINDDKFFLVTPVYTTMGEESYGISAGYGEVHITIRSWDNKILEQKSLDLEKVALALCKAHGLRAEVSWTQEFQANNNDSEMVDLIEKSATELNMDIKYLATPMKWGEDFGLFTENFKGAMFGLGSGINQPALHNPDYDFPDELIVIGSDIFEQISRNFLNER
- the alr gene encoding alanine racemase, whose translation is MRDKKYTSEIVISQQALQFNIDFLRKEMGKEVLISSVVKGNAYGHGIETFVPMAEDCGIKHFSVFSIQEAKRVKKVLKSDIPIMIMGYTSDSQLEWVIENDIEFFVSDIEKLEIAIEVSKRLEKKALIHIELETGMNRTGISEPTLSDLVFPILEANSEHYILKGLCTHFAGAESISNHIRVDQQKKLFLKLKTMFEQRGYNAEYVHASCSAAALRMKKMRFNMVRIGILQFGFWPSQEVKMEYLIRKKLDHFNLKRLLTWKSHIMAIKKVKMGDFIGYGNAYQASENMTIGVVPVGYSDGYSRMLSNAGTVLIGGIRAGILGSINMNSLIIDLRYVENPNLGDTVTLIGSDGESEISVASFSELSNQLNYELLARLPVDIERIAAQ
- the dusB gene encoding tRNA dihydrouridine synthase DusB, producing MIKIGNIQLPEFPLLLAPMEDVSDPPFRRLCKQHGADLMYSEFISSEGLIRDAIKSRQKLDIFDYERPVGIQIFGGDEEAMAMSARIVETVNPDLIDINFGCPVKKVVCKGAGAAVLKDVDLMVRLTKAVIKSTKLPVTVKTRLGWDDNSINIHEVAERLQDIGVQALSIHGRTRAQLYKGEANWGPIAEVKNNPRITMPIFGNGDINSPEKALEYKNRYGIDGIMVGRAAIGYPWIFNEIKHYFKTGENLPQPTIADRVLAAKSHLEWAIEWKGLHVGIVEMRRHYTNYFKGIPGFKPYRQVLVTSDSADELYETFNVITEVYEEFQFS